The following coding sequences are from one Candidatus Zixiibacteriota bacterium window:
- a CDS encoding HypC/HybG/HupF family hydrogenase formation chaperone, giving the protein MCLGVPVKIVQIKGNKGVAEFKGVKKKINLELLENVKKGDYVILHAGFAIQKMEPEDALETLKLFEELAGFGNE; this is encoded by the coding sequence ATGTGTTTAGGTGTTCCGGTAAAAATCGTGCAGATAAAAGGAAATAAAGGGGTTGCTGAGTTCAAAGGGGTCAAAAAGAAAATCAATTTAGAGCTTCTGGAAAACGTCAAAAAAGGTGACTACGTGATTTTGCATGCCGGTTTTGCGATTCAAAAGATGGAGCCAGAAGATGCGTTGGAAACCTTGAAATTATTTGAGGAACTTGCTGGATTTGGAAATGAATAG